A single genomic interval of Helianthus annuus cultivar XRQ/B chromosome 13, HanXRQr2.0-SUNRISE, whole genome shotgun sequence harbors:
- the LOC110899967 gene encoding putative disease resistance protein At3g14460, whose protein sequence is MLKKEVLNELKPCHDKLLKLKLMSYGGSEFPKWVGDPSFLHLKHVSISGCKRCTLIPPLGQLPSLKELFIRGLNAVEAVGSELFGTGRTFPSLETLSFSDMSGWKKWSGAVFPRLQKLEITRCPNLVEVTLEALPSLNDLELYKCDSGVLRRLVEVASAVTKLDIKEISGLNDVMWRGVIEFLGAVEDLEIWWCNEIRYLVKSDADATKILVKLRKLVVWHCDNLVSIGEKEEEDNCRSNLLTSLRTLDVSRCKNMERCSCPDGVEELTVSGCSSMTVISFPKGGQEKLRSLRIWHCRNVLEKEWEWGGKKMNNNRSSMPMLEYVSILDWPNLKSIIELNCLVHLTELSIEDCESLESFPNTLKSLKKLKIRNCPKLEVSFLGDNLTWLKELTIVNCPRMDACLPGWVWPPDLQFLVIGKLKKPFSEWGPQSFPTSLVELSLYGGGEDGVIISSSEFSHLLPSSLTSLSICDFEKLESFLVGLQHLQRLTFYKCPNLKKVSSHPQHLTSLHHLHFLDCPKMTDLPELLLPSLLSLYILGNCPGGVLKERCSKGGRYWPLISHIPCIDTE, encoded by the coding sequence ATGCTTAAAAAAGAGGTCCTAAATGAGCTGAAGCCTTGTCATGATAAGTTATTAAAACTCAAACTTATGTCATATGGGGGATCAGAGTTTCCAAAGTGGGTTGGGGATCCCTCGTTCCTTCATTTGAAGCATGTGTCAATAAGTGGCTGTAAGAGATGTACATTAATACCGCCACTGGGACAACTACCGTCACTGAAGGAGTTGTTTATTCGAGGCCTAAATGCAGTGGAAGCTGTGGGTTCTGAGTTATTTGGGACTGGTCGCACATTTCCTTCACTTGAAACTCTGAGTTTTAGTGATATGAGTGGGTGGAAGAAATGGTCAGGGGCTGTGTTTCCACGCTTGCAAAAGCTTGAAATAACTCGTTGTCCTAATTTGGTTGAAGTCACACTTGAAGCACTGCCTTCATTGAATGATCTAGAATTATATAAATGTGACAGTGGTGTGTTGAGAAGGCTGGTTGAAGTAGCATCAGCAGTCACCAAGTTGGATATAAAGGAGATTTCAGGGCTTAATGATGTGATGTGGAGAGGTGTTATAGAGTTTCTTGGGGCAGTTGAAGATTTAGAGATATGGTGGTGTAATGAAATAAGATACCTGGTGAAATCAGATGCAGATGCAACTAAGATTCTTGTGAAGCTGAGGAAACTGGTTGTGTGGCATTGTGATAATTTGGTGAGTATAGGAGAGAAAGAAGAGGAGGATAATTGTAGGAGCAACCTCCTAACATCTCTTAGGACGTTGGATGTGTCTCGTTGTAAGAATATGGAGCGTTGTAGCTGTCCAGATGGCGTTGAGGAGTTGACTGTCTCTGGTTGTAGTTCAATGACAGTTATCTCCTTTCCGAAAGGAGGACAGGAGAAGCTCAGGTCACTTAGAATCTGGCATTGCAGGAACGTATTGGAAAAGGAGTGGGAGTGGGGAGGAAAAAAAATGAACAACAACAGAAGCAGCATGCCCATGCTTGAATATGTATCTATACTTGATTGGCCAAATCTGAAATCAATAATTGaattgaactgcttggttcaccTCACTGAATTGAGTATAGAAGATTGTGAAAGTCTTGAGTCATTTCCAAACACTTTAAAATCGTTAAAGAAACTGAAAATAAGAAATTGTCCCAAATTGGAGGTTTCCTTTCTTGGTGACAATTTGACATGGTTAAAGGAACTGACAATAGTCAATTGTCCAAGAATGGATGCTTGTTTACCTGGTTGGGTTTGGCCTCCTGATCTGCAATTCTTAGTAATTGGGAAGTTGAAGAAGCccttctccgagtggggcccacaAAGTTTTCCAACCTCACTTGTGGAACTATCCTTATATGGTGGTGGTGAAGATGGAGTAATAATTAGTAGTAGTGAATtttctcatcttcttccttcatCTCTTACCTCTCTTAGTATATGTGACTTTGAGAAACTGGAATCTTTTTTAGTGGGACTCCAACACCTCCAACGTCTCACTTTCTACAAATGCCCTAATCTGAAGAAAGTGTCTTCACATCCCCAACACCTCACCTCCCTCCACCATCTCCATTTTCTCGATTGCCCTAAGATGACGGATCTACCAGAGTTGTTGTTGCCTTCACTCTTAAGTTTATACATCTTGGGTAATTGCCCAGGAGGAGTTCTGAAAGAAAGATGCAGTAAAGGAGGTAGATACTGGCCCCTCATCTCCCATATCCCCTGTATTGACACAGAATGA
- the LOC110899966 gene encoding putative disease resistance RPP13-like protein 1, with the protein MADVVLSTVLQQLPVLLEKLSRAALKRIARHKGIDAEIKKWQKSLTYIQVYLTHASQMEITDPSLKQRLNDLQHLAYDIDDVLDGWETDAMDPEFKQEPEGITGKVRKLITPTCCTTFSRTTTMIAELDDISTKLQDLVKEKADLGLDNLGLKVEEETRPRINNNRRLRTSVVDPSGIVGRQAEKDALVQQLLLPADEPCDKNYSIVPIIGMGGVGKTTLAGLLYNDDQVNNHFALKAWICISDEFDVPVRSKEIFITFGGDVKKEHENFNKLQEAIRDHLTRKRFLLVLDDVWSESSKDWETLVSPFYTCSPGSKIIVTARKDILLKELGYNSQYKHLESLSDDDALSLFALHALGVRNFDSHLSLKQHGEGIVKKCDGLPLALIALGTSLRTKKDEDSWKGVLESEIWKLPVEDKIIPALRLSYHDLPAPLKRLFAYCSLFPKDFLFDKEDLVLLWMAEGFFQPTPSDSTKETLGHKFFDELLSRSFFQNAPNSESLFVMHDLMNDLATSVATEFYFRLDNESGKNIKKMKLDKYRHMSFVREEYVAYEKLQVLENAKCMRTFLATFVGEVEWWREFYLSNKILTDLLPKLPLLRVLSLSGFEISELPESIGTMRHLRYLNLSQTHITHLPEKVCNLVKLQTLILFGCGKLTELPNNFLNLKNLQHLDVRDTLLSFQMLSEIGELKSLQITLSKINIESESGTEIAKLKEFKNLYEKISVKGLEKVQNALDAHEANFSEKRLSELV; encoded by the coding sequence ATGGCTGACGTCGTGCTTTCTACCGTCCTCCAGCAGCTCCCTGTCCTCTTAGAGAAGCTGTCACGTGCAGCTTTGAAAAGAATTGCTCGCCACAAGGGAATTGATGCGGAGATCAAGAAATGGCAGAAATCCTTAACCTATATCCAAGTTTATCTTACTCATGCTTCTCAGATGGAGATAACCGATCCATCTCTGAAACAACGCCTGAATGATCTCCAGCATCTGGCTTATGACATTGATGACGTCCTCGATGGTTGGGAAACCGACGCTATGGACCCTGAGTTCAAGCAAGAGCCAGAAGGCATCACCGGCAAGGTAAGAAAGCTAATCACCCCAACTTGTTGCACAACTTTCTCACGGACTACTACTATGATTGCCGAGTTAGATGATATTTCCACCAAATTACAAGATCTAGTTAAGGAGAAAGCTGACCTTGGCTTAGACAATCTTGGTTTGAAAGTGGAAGAGGAAACCAGGCCAAGAATTAATAATAATAGAAGATTACGAACCTCTGTTGTCGACCCATCAGGTATTGTTGGACGTCAGGCTGAGAAAGATGCACTGGTTCAACAGTTATTGTTACCGGCTGATGAACCATGTGATAAAAACTATAGTATTGTCCCCATAATTGGTATGGGTGGGGTTGGGAAAACTACTCTGGCTGGGCTTTTGTATAACGATGATCAAGTCAACAATCACTTCGCACTCAAGGCGTGGATCTGCATCTCAGATGAGTTTGATGTCCCTGTTAGAAGCAAAGAGATCTTTATAACTTTTGGAGGTGATGTAAAGAAGGAACATGAAAATTTTAATAAACTTCAAGAAGCTATTAGAGATCACCTAACACGAAAAAGATTTTTATTGGTGTTAGATGACGTGTGGAGTGAGAGTAGTAAGGATTGGGAAACCCTCGTCAGTCCCTTTTATACATGTTCTCCAGGAAGTAAAATCATAGTAACAGCACGAAAGGATATATTACTAAAAGAGCTGGGTTACAATTCTCAATACAAGCATCTGGAGAGCCTGTCAGATGATGATGCTTTATCTTTGTTTGCTCTACATGCATTAGGCGTAAGAAATTTCGATTCACACTTGTCACTTAAACAACATGGTGAAGGTATTGTGAAGAAATGTGATGGGTTGCCTCTGGCATTGATCGCACTTGGTACATCACTGAGGACAAAAAAAGATGAAGATTCATGGAAGGGAGTGTTAGAAAGTGAGATATGGAAATTACCGGTTGAAGATAAAATTATCCCAGCCCTGAGACTTAGCTATCATGATCTTCCGGCACCTTTGAAGCGATTGTTTGCATACTGCTCATTGTTTCCCAAGGACTTCCTGTTTGATAAGGAGGATCTGGTTTTACTTTGGATGGCTGAAGGATTCTTCCAGCCAACTCCAAGCGATTCAACAAAAGAAACCTTGGGTCACAAATTCTTTGACGAGCTGTTGTCAAGGTCATTTTTTCAAAATGCACCTAATAGTGAATCATTATTTGTGATGCATGACCTCATGAATGACTTGGCGACATCTGTTGCCACCGAGTTTTATTTTAGGTTAGACAACGAGTCAGGGAAGAATATTAAGAAGATGAAGCTAGACAAGTACCGCCATATGTCATTTGTTCGTGAGGAATATGTAGCTTACGAGAAGCTCCAGGTGCTTGAAAACGCCAAATGTATGAGGACATTCTTGGCAACGTTTGTTGGGGAGGTGGAATGGTGGCGAGAATTTTACTTATCCAATAAGATTCTGACTGACTTGCTTCCTAAGTTACCATTATTAAGGGTTCTAAGTTTGAGCGGCTTTGAAATAAGTGAGTTACCGGAGTCCATTGGTACTATGAGGCACTTGAGATATCTTAATCTATCTCAAACTCATATCACACATTTACCGGAAAAGGTTTGCAATCTTGTTAAGTTACAAACACTGATCCTGTTTGGTTGTGGTAAATTAACTGAGTTGCCCAACAACTTCCTAAATCTAAAGAACCTGCAACATCTTGACGTTAGGGACACCCTGCTTTCATTTCAGATGCTGTCAGAGATTGGCGAGTTGAAAAGCCTACAAATTACTCTCTCAAAAATCAATATCGAAAGTGAAAGCGGAACTGAAATAGCCAAACTTAAAGAGTTTAAGAATCTATATGAAAAAATTTCCGTTAAAGGTTTGGAAAAAGTGCAAAATGCACTTGATGCACATGAGGCGAACTTTTCAGAAAAGAGGCTTAGTGAGTTAGTGTAG